Proteins encoded together in one Theileria parva strain Muguga chromosome 3 map unlocalized ctg_530, whole genome shotgun sequence window:
- the Icl1e gene encoding EF-hand domain pair family protein, with the protein MMVYNRRDYLSEGPNEYNGLTDDEIYEIQEAFNLFDTEGTGTVDPKEIKCAMQSLGIDKKNPLVYQIVSDLEKMGSSTVNFSDFLDAITMKLGSRDSKEGIRRIFNLFDDDNTGSITFRNLKKVATELGESLTDDELRDMINRADSNGDGQLSFDDFYSIMAKRTYL; encoded by the exons atgatGGTTTACAACCGAAGAGATTACCTTTCTGAAGGGCCCAATGAATACAACGGATTAACCGACGATGAAATTTATGAAATACAAGAAGCCTTTAACCTTTTCGATACTGAAGGAACAG gaaCCGTTGATCCGAAGGAAATAAAATGTGCCATGCAGAGCCTCGGTATTGACAAGAAAAATCCCCTCGTGTACCAAATTGTCAGCGATTTGGAAAAGATGGGATCATCCACTGTTAACTTTAGTGATTTCCTAGATGCTATTACTATGAAattg GGTAGCAGAGATAGCAAGGAGGGCATTCGACgtatttttaacctttttgACGATGATAACACTGGTTCTATAACTTTCAGAAACTTGAAAAAAGTTGCTACTGAACTGGGAGAATCACTTACAGACGATGAACTTAGAGACATGATTAATAGGGCTGATTCTAACGGTGATGGACAACTTTCATTTGATGACTTTTACTCCATTATGGCTAAAAGAACTTACTTATAA